From the Neoarius graeffei isolate fNeoGra1 chromosome 1, fNeoGra1.pri, whole genome shotgun sequence genome, one window contains:
- the LOC132894936 gene encoding uncharacterized protein K02A2.6-like has translation MGKKDIRVNVKLEGTPVAMQLDTGAALTLVSEMAYKKHLSHLPLKESKVRLSTFSGENIPLMGQVTVNVKYGNESGDLPLVIVKGDKPALLGRNWLTNFKLDWANIFSVIPAGGSNNANVEAVLQRHKAVFSEETGTIREFKASITVKPETKPVFRKARPVPYALKDAVEKELDRLEKAGIISKIEHSQWAAPIVVVPKSDKSILICGDYKVTVNQSVEEENYPLPNA, from the coding sequence ATGGGGAAAAAGGACATTAGAGTAAATGTCAAGTTAGAAGGAACCCCGGTAGCTATGCAACTTGACACAGGAGCTGCCCTAACACTTGTTTCTGAGATGGCGTATAAGAAACATCTCTCTCATCTGCCTCTGAAGGAAAGTAAAGTGCGGCTGTCAACCTTTTCCGGTGAGAACATTCCCTTGATGGGACAAGTGACTGTCAATGTGAAATATGGAAACGAGAGTGGTGATTTACCCCTTGTGATAGTGAAAGGTGACAAACCAGCCCTCCTTGGCCGTAACTGGCTCACAAACTTCAAACTAGACTGGGCAAACATATTCTCAGTTATACCAGCAGGGGGCAGTAATAATGCAAATGTGGAGGCAGTGTTGCAGAGACACAAAGCAGTGTTTTCTGAGGAGACTGGCACTATTCGTGAGTTTAAGGCCAGCATCACAGTAAAACCAGAGACCAAACCAGTCTTCAGGAAGGCAAGACCAGTGCCATATGCACTAAAAGATGCAGTCGAGAAAGAGTTAGACAGGTTAGAAAAAGCGGGTATTATCTCAAAGATAGAACATAGTCAGTGGGCTGCCCCGATAGTAGTTGTACCCAAATCAGACAAGTCAATTCTTATCTGTGGAGACTACAAAGTCACGGTAAATCAGAGTGTGGAGGAGGAGAACTATCCACTACCGAATGCCTAA